One Burkholderia sp. WP9 genomic window, GACAAGCCGAGCTGAATCACTTCGTCGCGGTTCGCCGGCAGGATTTCGCGCGACAGCCACTTCGAACTCGGTGTAAAACCCCGCCGCCGCAGCATTTCGCTGAAGCTCGACAGACGCGACAGCGGATCTTCGTAGCGCGGCGTGATGAAACTGCCTGCGCCCTGCGTGCGCCGAATCAGACCCTGCTCGACCAGCAAGGCAATGGCCTTGCGTGAAGTGATCCGCGATACGCCCAGCGCCTCCGAGAGCACGCGTTCCGAGGGCAGCGCCTCGCCGGCGTTCCAGCGGTTCTCGTGGATGGCGGCGCCGAGCTTGCGAGCAAGTTGCAGGTATAGCGGCGTGTCGTTTTCCGGGTCCGGGCGCAGGTCGCGCCAGCGGTCTTCCGAGGCAGAGGTCATGGAGCTCACGCAAGAAGGGCAAGGGGCAATTCTATGACATCGGCGCGCTGCGTTATAGCGGGCTTTTGCCTGGTGCCCGATCCAATGCCCATCGAACCGCTAAACTCGTCGCTATGTTGTTCGTGGCATGCGCCGCGCATTCACCTGCG contains:
- a CDS encoding GntR family transcriptional regulator, which translates into the protein MTSASEDRWRDLRPDPENDTPLYLQLARKLGAAIHENRWNAGEALPSERVLSEALGVSRITSRKAIALLVEQGLIRRTQGAGSFITPRYEDPLSRLSSFSEMLRRRGFTPSSKWLSREILPANRDEVIQLGLSPAAAVTRLRRLRLADGIVMAVENSTFPAAVIPDPQAIGDSLYTYLENRGLSIVRALQHFRAVNASEEIAQQMSIAPNEALLLITRVGYTADQRAIELTDTYCRNDYYDFVAELRK